From a region of the Haloferax volcanii DS2 genome:
- the trpC gene encoding indole-3-glycerol phosphate synthase, whose product MNASGDELAPDVRAILEAARERPGGETRVSVDARSFPEAVAETEAAGRVPVIAEVKPTSPTTEGVREDDPVELAREMVAGGATALSVLTEPEHFGGSAESLRRIREAVDVPVLRKDFIMNEAQLDVVQSDLVLLIARFVGEDLPALVEAARDRGFQPLVEVHTREELTAALAAGADIVGINNRDLGKLEVDLGTFEELAPEAPEDVLLVAESGVQTVDDARRMREAGADALLVGTAIMDGDVRQNTETLTQ is encoded by the coding sequence ATGAACGCTAGTGGAGACGAATTAGCTCCCGACGTGCGCGCCATCTTGGAGGCCGCGCGGGAGCGACCCGGCGGGGAGACGCGCGTGTCGGTCGACGCGCGGTCGTTCCCCGAGGCCGTGGCCGAGACGGAGGCCGCGGGTCGGGTCCCCGTCATCGCCGAGGTGAAGCCCACGAGTCCGACGACCGAGGGCGTCCGCGAGGACGACCCGGTCGAACTGGCCCGCGAGATGGTCGCCGGCGGCGCGACGGCGCTGTCGGTCCTCACCGAACCCGAGCACTTCGGAGGCTCCGCCGAGTCGCTGCGGCGCATCCGCGAGGCCGTCGACGTGCCCGTGCTCCGCAAGGACTTCATCATGAACGAGGCCCAACTGGATGTCGTCCAGTCCGACCTCGTGCTCCTCATCGCGCGGTTCGTCGGCGAGGACCTCCCGGCCCTCGTCGAGGCGGCCCGCGACCGCGGCTTCCAGCCGCTCGTGGAGGTCCATACGCGCGAGGAACTCACGGCGGCGCTCGCGGCCGGTGCCGACATCGTCGGCATCAACAACCGCGACCTCGGGAAGCTGGAAGTCGACCTCGGCACGTTCGAGGAACTCGCGCCCGAAGCGCCCGAGGACGTGCTTCTCGTGGCCGAAAGCGGCGTGCAGACGGTCGACGACGCGCGGCGGATGCGCGAGGCCGGTGCCGACGCCCTCCTCGTCGGGACCGCCATCATGGACGGCGACGTGCGACAGAACACGGAGACACTCACACAATGA
- the lonB gene encoding ATP-dependent protease LonB, whose protein sequence is MSNDTNTDDSLHEREDSPDDAPSEEGIDDGGSLQHDEAEEVDKKTIDDLGSDVEIDADVAENVDENDLLGGLQIETTDEIPVPDRLVDQVIGQEHARDVIMKAAKQRRHVMMIGSPGTGKSMLAKAMSELLPREELQDVLVYHNPDDGNRPKVRTVPAGKGDQIVEAHKEEARKRNQMRSFLMWIIIAVVLGYSLIIARQVLLGILAAGIIYLAFRYGSRGSDAMIPNLIVNNADQKSAPFQDATGAHAGALLGDVRHDPFQSGGMETPSHDRVEPGAIHKSNKGVLFVDEINTLDVRSQQHLMTAIQEGEFSITGQSERSSGAMVQTEPVPTDFIMIAAGNLDAMENMHPALRSRIKGYGYEVYMDDTIEDTPEMRRKYARFVAQEVTNDGRLPHFTEEAVEELILEARRRAGRKGHLTLEFRNLGGLVRVAGDIARGENAELTTRDHVLQAKRRARSIEQQIADQYIERRKDYELSVNDGFVTGRVNGLAVMGEDSGIMLPVMAEVTPSQGPGQVIATGQLKEMAEESVQNVSAIIKKFSNQDLSEMDVHVQFVQTGQQGVDGDSASITVATAVISALEDIPIDQSVAMTGSLSVRGDVLPVGGVTHKIEAAAKAGCSTVIIPAANEQDVMIEDEYKEMVDIIPVSHISEVLDVALEGEPEKDSLVDRLKSITGSALNKGQGVKGPSSPSPQ, encoded by the coding sequence ATGAGTAACGATACGAACACCGACGACAGCCTCCACGAGCGGGAGGATTCACCCGACGACGCGCCCTCGGAAGAGGGTATCGACGACGGGGGGTCGCTCCAGCACGACGAGGCCGAAGAGGTCGACAAGAAGACGATCGACGACCTCGGGAGCGATGTCGAAATCGACGCCGACGTGGCCGAGAACGTGGACGAGAACGACCTCCTCGGTGGTCTCCAGATAGAGACGACCGACGAGATTCCCGTCCCGGACCGCCTCGTCGACCAGGTTATCGGGCAGGAACACGCCCGCGACGTCATCATGAAGGCGGCCAAGCAGCGCCGCCACGTCATGATGATCGGCTCCCCGGGGACGGGGAAGTCGATGCTCGCCAAGGCGATGTCCGAGCTTCTCCCCCGCGAGGAGCTGCAGGACGTGCTCGTCTACCACAACCCCGACGACGGCAATCGCCCCAAGGTCCGCACGGTCCCCGCGGGCAAGGGTGACCAAATCGTCGAGGCGCACAAAGAGGAGGCACGCAAGCGCAACCAGATGCGCTCGTTCCTCATGTGGATCATTATCGCGGTCGTGCTGGGCTACTCGCTCATCATCGCCCGGCAGGTCCTGCTCGGCATCCTCGCCGCGGGTATCATCTACCTCGCGTTCCGCTACGGCTCGCGCGGCAGCGACGCGATGATTCCGAACCTCATCGTGAACAACGCGGACCAGAAGTCCGCGCCCTTCCAGGACGCGACGGGTGCCCACGCGGGTGCGCTCCTCGGCGACGTCCGCCACGACCCGTTCCAGTCCGGCGGCATGGAAACGCCCAGCCACGACCGCGTCGAACCCGGCGCGATTCACAAGTCGAACAAGGGCGTCTTGTTCGTCGACGAGATCAACACGCTCGACGTGCGCAGCCAGCAGCACCTGATGACGGCCATCCAGGAGGGCGAGTTCTCCATCACGGGCCAGTCCGAGCGCTCCTCGGGCGCGATGGTCCAGACCGAACCCGTCCCGACGGACTTCATCATGATCGCCGCGGGTAACCTCGACGCGATGGAGAACATGCACCCCGCGCTCCGCTCCCGTATCAAGGGGTACGGGTACGAGGTGTACATGGACGACACCATCGAGGACACCCCCGAGATGCGCCGCAAGTACGCGCGCTTCGTGGCCCAAGAGGTCACCAACGACGGGCGGCTCCCGCACTTCACCGAGGAGGCGGTCGAGGAGCTCATCCTCGAAGCCCGCCGCCGCGCCGGCCGCAAGGGCCACCTCACCCTCGAATTCCGTAACCTCGGCGGCCTCGTCCGCGTCGCTGGCGACATCGCCCGCGGCGAGAACGCCGAGCTGACCACCCGTGACCACGTGCTGCAGGCCAAGCGCCGTGCGCGCTCCATCGAACAGCAGATCGCGGACCAGTACATCGAGCGCCGCAAGGACTACGAGCTCTCGGTCAACGACGGCTTCGTCACCGGCCGCGTCAACGGCCTCGCCGTCATGGGCGAAGACTCCGGTATCATGCTCCCCGTGATGGCCGAAGTCACGCCCTCGCAGGGTCCCGGCCAGGTCATCGCGACCGGCCAGCTCAAGGAGATGGCCGAAGAGTCCGTCCAGAACGTCTCGGCCATCATCAAGAAGTTCTCCAACCAGGACCTCTCGGAGATGGACGTGCACGTGCAGTTCGTCCAGACCGGCCAGCAGGGCGTCGACGGCGACTCCGCGTCCATCACGGTCGCGACCGCCGTCATCTCCGCGCTGGAGGACATCCCCATCGACCAGTCGGTCGCCATGACCGGCTCGCTGTCGGTGCGCGGCGACGTGCTCCCGGTCGGCGGCGTCACCCACAAAATCGAAGCCGCCGCGAAGGCCGGCTGTTCGACGGTCATCATCCCCGCCGCCAACGAGCAGGACGTGATGATCGAAGACGAGTACAAGGAGATGGTCGACATCATCCCCGTCTCGCACATCAGCGAGGTCCTCGACGTCGCCCTCGAAGGCGAACCTGAAAAGGACTCGCTCGTGGACCGCCTCAAGAGCATCACCGGCTCCGCCCTCAACAAGGGCCAGGGCGTCAAGGGCCCCTCCAGCCCCAGCCCGCAGTAA
- a CDS encoding CPBP family intramembrane glutamic endopeptidase: MTDWAAFAGFTGLVLAVLLSLAHFSRGVPHAEGTGSDALDAPAAPGDGASDSDSRATAADDSVPTAAESDETDWSAELDTVSLASFSVDSTGASPRPEPSTPAEADVVGDAHADVDAGPESDSDRATPPGVTAAPVSAVSERSASAEDLPPHLLLANVALSQAFFGGFLGLGAWYAGVPAAALGLSAADLPTQLAVGVGLGLALYGANRVGSTVSERFGVAPDEAVRESLTPRTTAGWVFLFAVALPLIAGFEELLFRGALVGAVAAGFDVSPWLMAAVSSAAFGAGHGAQGRLGIIVTGLLGFVLAAAFVLTESLLVVVVAHYLVNALEFAGHELFGW, encoded by the coding sequence ATGACCGACTGGGCGGCGTTCGCGGGCTTCACCGGCCTCGTCCTCGCCGTCTTACTCTCTCTCGCACACTTTTCTCGCGGCGTCCCGCACGCGGAGGGGACCGGCTCCGACGCACTCGACGCGCCCGCCGCTCCGGGCGACGGCGCTTCCGATTCCGACTCCCGAGCGACTGCCGCGGACGACTCCGTTCCGACCGCTGCCGAGTCGGACGAGACCGACTGGTCGGCCGAACTCGACACCGTCTCTCTGGCTTCCTTCTCGGTCGACTCGACCGGCGCGTCACCGCGTCCCGAGCCGTCGACGCCCGCGGAGGCCGACGTTGTGGGCGACGCCCACGCTGACGTTGACGCTGGCCCCGAGTCCGACTCCGACCGGGCGACGCCGCCCGGCGTCACCGCGGCCCCCGTTTCGGCCGTCTCGGAGCGCTCGGCGTCCGCCGAGGACCTCCCGCCGCATCTCCTGCTCGCCAACGTCGCGCTCTCGCAGGCCTTTTTCGGCGGCTTTCTCGGCCTCGGCGCGTGGTACGCGGGCGTGCCGGCCGCGGCGCTCGGCCTCTCCGCCGCCGACCTCCCGACGCAACTCGCCGTCGGCGTCGGACTCGGACTCGCGCTCTACGGGGCCAACCGTGTCGGTTCGACGGTCAGCGAGCGGTTCGGCGTCGCGCCCGACGAGGCGGTCCGCGAGTCGTTGACGCCGCGGACGACCGCGGGCTGGGTGTTCCTGTTCGCGGTCGCACTTCCGCTCATCGCCGGCTTCGAGGAACTGCTCTTTCGGGGCGCGCTCGTCGGCGCGGTTGCCGCCGGCTTCGACGTGTCGCCGTGGCTCATGGCGGCCGTGTCGTCGGCCGCCTTCGGCGCGGGGCACGGCGCGCAGGGTCGACTCGGCATCATCGTCACCGGCCTCCTCGGGTTCGTCCTCGCGGCGGCGTTCGTCCTCACCGAGAGCCTGCTGGTCGTGGTCGTCGCCCACTACCTCGTGAACGCGCTGGAGTTCGCGGGCCACGAACTGTTCGGCTGGTAG
- a CDS encoding nicotinamide-nucleotide adenylyltransferase — protein MRGFYIGRFQPYHNGHHRMVEEIAAEVNELVLGIGSAGDSHSPRNPFTAGERIMMVNKAVSDFDITTYAVPIEDLDRNSVWVSHVQSMSPAFEVAYSNNPLVIQLFTEAGVEVHQSPMFNREVLEGTEVRQRMIEDRDWESLVPDEVADVVREIDGIERLQRVTATDGAERVDDDEDPNPC, from the coding sequence ATGCGGGGGTTCTACATCGGCCGGTTTCAGCCGTACCACAACGGCCACCACCGAATGGTCGAAGAGATTGCCGCCGAGGTCAACGAGCTCGTCCTCGGTATCGGGTCCGCGGGCGACTCCCACTCGCCGCGGAACCCGTTCACCGCGGGCGAACGAATCATGATGGTCAACAAGGCCGTCTCGGATTTCGACATCACGACCTACGCGGTCCCCATCGAGGACCTCGACCGCAACTCGGTGTGGGTCAGCCACGTCCAGTCGATGTCCCCCGCGTTCGAGGTGGCGTACTCCAACAACCCGCTCGTCATCCAACTGTTCACGGAGGCGGGCGTCGAAGTCCACCAATCGCCCATGTTCAACCGCGAGGTGCTAGAGGGCACGGAGGTCCGCCAGCGCATGATAGAAGACCGCGACTGGGAGTCGCTCGTCCCCGACGAGGTGGCCGACGTGGTCCGCGAAATCGACGGCATCGAGCGCCTCCAGCGCGTCACGGCCACCGACGGGGCCGAGCGCGTCGACGACGACGAGGACCCCAACCCCTGTTGA
- a CDS encoding MGMT family protein produces MPVSGIYARESSTLGRPVQVGVVSGKVIDVSFPDSLPADSESDHAHLDAVLAAIDRGQTDLSSVPIGLTVPTDQRSVLESLRNVPRGDSVDVALLVRMAGLDPEDDDSDRVVRKALAANPVPVVVPDHRVKDGPSAAPDDVVEALRQSEGI; encoded by the coding sequence ATGCCCGTCTCGGGAATCTACGCGCGCGAATCGTCCACGCTCGGCCGCCCCGTGCAGGTCGGCGTGGTCAGCGGGAAGGTCATCGACGTCTCGTTTCCGGACTCGCTGCCGGCGGACTCCGAGTCGGACCACGCCCACCTCGACGCCGTGTTGGCCGCCATCGACCGGGGCCAGACGGACCTCTCGTCGGTCCCCATCGGACTGACCGTCCCGACCGACCAGCGAAGCGTGCTGGAGTCGCTTCGGAACGTCCCGCGGGGTGACTCGGTCGACGTGGCGCTCCTCGTCCGCATGGCCGGCCTCGACCCCGAGGACGACGACTCGGATCGCGTCGTCCGCAAGGCGCTCGCGGCGAACCCGGTCCCGGTCGTCGTCCCCGACCACCGCGTGAAAGACGGCCCGAGCGCCGCGCCAGACGACGTGGTCGAGGCGCTCCGGCAGTCGGAAGGAATCTAA